In Lates calcarifer isolate ASB-BC8 linkage group LG4, TLL_Latcal_v3, whole genome shotgun sequence, a genomic segment contains:
- the nfatc4 gene encoding nuclear factor of activated T-cells, cytoplasmic 4, which produces MGAAPGSGWEEGEFEFKLVFEEDPPPRQSQGPSPVRTAEPESSGPGEESEGALLHLDSSGGSSLVTDNHLAATHAGHSISIPSPPSSASQRAGMHSPPPRRAPAREFSGTYESLPARSVQVSESRVVECPSIQITTISPEDDSAPTISSYWDMGGGGGWDRERLYLPLLDPFTYRDRCPGSLSPSPASSPSSRGWLSPASSCDSLLVEEEELNEAAINFGLSPSSRPTSPGGKKRRNSPLASPCTSRRGSYSDELLGCNLEGGDSTPQSQAPPSSCELSIPQKTRKTSLEQLSPREVDQEQAPGHSSPCPLPETQQTRREPPSPVMDYLSVPPALAWGRTRASAHSPLFRSNALPPLDWPLPSQFDQYELRIEVQPRPHHRAHYETEGSRGAVKAAPTGHPVVKLCGYSERKPLSLQVFVGTADDRSIRPHPFYQIHRVTGKMVGTASHESVQAGTKLLDIPLSPENNMTALIDCAGILKLRNSDIELRKGETDVGRKNTRVRLVFRTHLPLAPPVAPPGRVLALQVASLPIECSQRSAQELPVIESVSLTSCSVEGGEELLLSGTNFLPISRVLFMERGTDGKLQWEEEAHVDRDNSNECLLCVRVPAYSDLSVSRPVSVSLYVSNGKRKRSSTHCFKYLPIMFKEEDPLLSRPSVLPLDRGTVCPVGGQPRMDRGFHVRGDPMADDRGIGFHLPPYPSTYSPPCPTMSYQDEYCSKPDAAVEEPGGSRAALSERHPSFENLELGFTELLPPLYPRGPQPPSPSPSPWLDSPYLSSSPSPSHSSSLSPFPAGSPISTSPLPPIPTSPYPQYSAYPQEVCPSPPSNPSPYQDICPAPYSHYEGWDPQGRVLGMGHGGERDAKIQECPLEFTSSVSMHHITFEEVSEFIGEDIQSYQSDSHMDNQPN; this is translated from the exons ATGGGGGCCGCGCCGGGCTCGGGCTGGGAGGAAGGCGAGTTCGAGTTCAAGTTGGTGTTTGAGGAGGACCCGCCGCCGAGGCAGAGCCAGGGGCCATCCCCGGTGCGCACAGCCGAGCCGGAGAGCTCCGGTCCCGGGGAGGAAAGTGAGGGCGCCCTGCTGCACCTGGACTCCTCCGGCGGCAGCAGCCTGG TTACAGACAACCACTTGGCTGCCACTCATGCAGGACACTCCATCAGCATTCCCAGCCCGCCATCCTCAGCCAGTCAGCGGGCTGGGATGCATTCCCCGCCTCCACGACGGGCCCCGGCCAGAGAGTTCAGCGGGACCTATGAGAGCCTGCCAGCGCGCTCTGTGCAG GTTTCAGAGTCTCGTGTGGTCGAGTGTCCCAGCATCCAGATAACCACCATCTCCCCTGAGGACGACTCAGCACCCACCATTTCCAGCTACTGGGACatgggaggtgggggtgggtgggacCGAGAGCGCCTCTACCTCCCCCTGCTGGATCCCTTTACCTACCGTGACAGATGCCCCGGCTCCCTCAGTCCCAGTCCTGCCTCCAGCCCCTCCTCCCGCGGCTGGCTGAGTCCCGCCTCCAGCTGCGACTCCctcctggtggaggaggaggagctcaaCGAGGCCGCCATCAATTTTGGGCTTTCGCCGTCATCAAGGCCCACTTCCCCCGGAGGTAAAAAGCGCAGAAACTCCCCCCTGGCCTCCCCCTGTACCTCTCGGAGGGGCAGTTACTCAGATGAACTGCTGGGGTGCAACCTGGAGGGTGGAGACTCCACCCCTCAGTCACAAGCTCCACCTAGCAGCTGCGAGCTCAGCATCCCACAGAAAACCAGGAAGACATCTTTGGAACAG TTGTCTCCCAGGGAGGTGGATCAGGAGCAGGCTCCAGGCCACAGCTCCCCCTGCCCCCTGCCAGAGACCCAGCAGACCAGGAGAGAGCCCCCCTCACCGGTCATGGACTACCTCTCTGTGCCCCCCGCTCTGGCGTGGGGCAGGACCCGAGCCAGCGCCCACAGCCCTCTGTTCAg GTCTAATGCTCTGCCGCCACTCGACTGGCCGCTGCCGTCCCAGTTTGACCAGTATGAGCTGCGGATTGAGGTGCAACCCCGCCCACACCACAGAGCCCACTATGAgacagagggcagcagaggagCCGTCAAGGCCGCGCCGACGGGACATCCTGTCGTCAAG ctGTGTGGATACTCAGAGAGGAAACCACTCTCACTTCAGGTTTTCGTAGGAACAGCTGACGACAGATCCATCAGACCACATCCGTTCTATCAGATACACAG GGTGACAGGGAAGATGGTGGGTACTGCCAGTCATGAGAGCGTTCAGGCTGGGACCAAACTGCTGGACATCCCCCTCAGCCCAGAGAACAACATGACTGCACT CATCGACTGTGCTGGGATCCTGAAGCTGAGGAACTCGGACATCGAGTTGAGAAAAGGAGAAACGGATGTTGGCAGGAAGAACACACGTGTTCGTTTGGTGTTTCGTACCCACCTCCCTCTAGCGCCCCCTGTAGCCCCGCCTGGCCGGGTCCTGGCTCTGCAGGTCGCCTCGCTGCCCATCGAATGCT CCCAGCGTTCGGCCCAGGAGCTGCCTGTTATCGAGTCCGTCAGTCTCACTTCCTGCTCTGTGGAGGGCGGAGAGGAACTTCTGCTGAGTGGCACCAACTTCCTGCCAATCTCCAGAGTCCTTTTTATGGAGAGAGGGACAG ATGGTAAATtacagtgggaggaggaggctcATGTCGACCGTGATAACAGCAATGAG tgtttgctgtgtgtgagagttccTGCCTACagtgacctgtctgtcagtcgGCCTGTGTCAGTTAGTCTTTATGTCTCCAAcgggaagaggaaaagaagcagCACTCACTGCTTCAAATATCTCCCCA TTATGTTTAAAGAGGAGGACCCTCTGCTGTCCCGGCCTTCTGTGCTGCCTCTGGACAGGGGGACTGTGTGTCCTGTGGGTGGTCAACCCAGGATGGACAGAGGCTTCCATGTGAGAGGTGACCCAATGGCTGATGACCGAGGCATTGGTTTCCACCTGCCCCCTTACCCCTCCACCTACTCTCCACCCTGCCCCACCATGAGCTACCAGGACGAGTACTGCTCTAAACCCGATGCTGCGGTGGAGGAGCCCGGCGGGTCCAGAGCAGCCCTGTCCGAGCGTCACCCCAGCTTCGAGAACCTGGAGCTGGGCTTCACCGAGCTCCTCCCCCCTCTGTACCCCCGTGGCCCGCAGCCTCCATCCCCTTCCCCTTCTCCGTGGTTGGACTCACCCTACCtgtcctcctcaccctctccctcccactcctcctctctcagcccGTTCCCTGCCGGCAGTCCTATCTCGACCTCCCCCCTGCCTCCCATCCCTACCTCTCCTTACCCCCAGTACTCTGCTTATCCTCAGGAGGTGtgtccctcccctccctccaacccAAGCCCCTATCAGGACATCTGCCCGGCACCTTACTCCCATTATGAGGGCTGGGACCCCCAGGGAAGGGTGCTGGGGATGGGACatgggggagagagggatgcCAAGATCCAGGAGTGCCCCTTGGAGTTTACCAGCTCAGTGTCTATGCACCACATTACCTTTGAGGAAG TATCAGAGTTCATTGGAGAGGACATCCAGTCTTACCAGTCAGACTCACACATGGACAACCAGCCAAACTGA
- the pex19 gene encoding peroxisomal biogenesis factor 19 yields the protein MASGTGESSAGHDAELDELLDSALDDFDKTPAPAAPEPAGASSSADSGAEKPPLLEDCKLFETLFEGEMAAQAKEEWEKAMTELAHEEPELLQHFQKLSEAAGKVGTDTASQQEFTSCLKETLRGLAKNADNLQSTGLAGDDLVKALEGLGLEEGGEGGGDDGNILPIMQSIMQNLLSKEVLYPSLKEITIKYPEWLDANKPSLSREDYQRYEQQAKIMGEICKQFEKEEEGAGDKESTFESIMDLMQQLQDLGQPPKELAGDAPAGFNFDIESLNLSGGPGAGAAEQCSIM from the exons ATGGCGTCAGGAACAGGAGAGTCGTCCGCTGGACACGACGCAGAACTGGACGAATTATTGGACA GTGCGTTGGATGACTTTGACAAGACACCTGCCCCTGCAGCCCCTGAACCAGCAGGTGCTTCCTCCTCAGCTGACAGTGGTGCAGAGAAG CCACCCCTCCTTGAGGACTGCAAGCTCTTTGAGACTCTCTTCGAGGGCGAAATGGCTGCTCAAGCCAAGGAGGAGTGGGAGAAGGCCATGACTGAGCTGGCCCATGAGGAGCCAGAGTTACTGCAGCACTTCCAAAAACTGTCAGAGGCTGCAGGCAAAGTTG GCACAGACACTGCCTCCCAACAAGAATTCACTTCCTGTCTTAAAGAAACCCTCCGTGGCCTGGCCAAAAATGCAGACAACCTGCAG TCAACAGGACTAGCTGGAGACGATCTTGTCAAAGCTCTAGAGGGCCTGGGATTGGAGGAGGGAGGCGAAGGAGGTGGTGATGACGGAAACATCCTGCCCATCATGCAGTCCATCATGCAGAATCTTCTCTCTAAGGAAGTGCTTTATCCATCTCTCAAAGAGATCACTATCAAG TACCCAGAGTGGTTGGATGCCAACAAGCCGAGCCTTAGCCGAGAGGACTACCAGCGCTATGAACAGCAGGCCAAAATCATGGGAGAGATCTGTAAGCAGTttgagaaggaggaagagggggcaGGGGATAAAGAGAGCACGTTCGAGAGCATCATGGACCTGATGCAGCAG ctgCAAGACCTGGGCCAACCACCCAAAGAGCTAGCAGGCGATGCG CCTGCTGGATTTAACTTTGACATAGAGTCACTCAATCTCTCTGGAGGACCTGGGGCCGGGGCAGCAGAGCAGTGCTCCATCATGTGA
- the myadmb gene encoding myeloid-associated differentiation marker homolog: MAIVLHSSPLLWTRLAALVFSCVAFSVAVHGARVNHGTGDWCIFCWAFSFAGTLLVILVELFGLQTRAPVSWKNFPITFACYAALLCLSASIIFPLYFLKGSWGQNEVYNYRIVSTVFSCLATIAYMSEVSISKARPGEVAGYMATAPGLLKVCETFVACIIFVFVSDPVVYDRHDALKYCMSVYCICFILSAAIIVLCIGECTGCLPFPFARFLSAYALLAVVLYLSATIIWPIFNFDPKHGGTKQRPYNCTSAQGLCVWDKLVAVAVLTGVNFILYLADLIYSTRLVFVSA; encoded by the coding sequence ATGGCTATTGTCCTCCACTCCAGCCCTCTCCTATGGACACGGTTGGCAGCCCTGGTCTTCTCCTGTGTGGCCTTCTCCGTGGCGGTGCATGGTGCCAGGGTAAACCACGGCACCGGAGACTGGTGCATCTTCTGCTGGGCCTTCAGCTTCGCTGGGACTCTGCTTGTCATCCTGGTGGAGCTGTTTGGCCTTCAGACCAGAGCCCCTGTCTCCTGGAAGAACTTCCCCATCACATTCGCCTGCTACGCCGCCCTGCTCTGCCTGTCCGCCTCCATCATCTTCCCCCTCTACTTCCTCAAGGGATCCTGGGGCCAGAATGAGGTTTACAACTACCGCATCGTGTCAACTGTCTTCTCCTGCCTGGCCACCATCGCTTACATGAGCGAGGTGAGCATCAGCAAGGCGCGTCCTGGCGAGGTGGCTGGCTACATGGCCACAGCCCCTGGCCTCCTGAAAGTCTGCGAGACCTTTGTGGCCTGCATCATCTTTGTGTTCGTCAGCGACCCCGTGGTGTACGACCGTCACGATGCACTCAAGTATTGCATGTCTGTCTACTGCATCTGCTTCATCCTGTCGGCGGCCATCATTGTGCTCTGCATAGGCGAGTGCACCGGCTGCCTCCCCTTCCCGTTTGCCCGCTTCCTGTCCGCCTATGCCCTGCTGGCTGTGGTCCTCTATCTGTCAGCGACCATCATCTGGCCCATCTTCAACTTCGACCCCAAGCACGGTGGAACAAAACAAAGGCCGTACAACTGCACCAGCGCTcaggggctgtgtgtgtgggataAGCTTGTGGCAGTGGCTGTTCTCACTGGTGTCAACTTCATCCTCTACCTGGCCGATCTGATCTACTCCACCCGCCTAGTGTTCGTCAGTGCttga